A region of the Flavobacteriaceae bacterium MAR_2010_188 genome:
AGATGGAAGGGCTACCATTAACGGTTATTTGGAAGATTATGCCACCGTGATTTCTGCATTTATAAACCTTTATGGCGTAACTGCGGATGAAAAATATTTAGAGCGTGCGAAGGATTTAAACGATTATTCCTTAAAGCACTTTTACGATGAAAAATCTGGGTTGTTCTATTTTACTTCAGATGAAGATTCTAAACTTATAACCAGAAAGACCGAGGTTTATGATAATGTGATTTCATCCTCTAATTCTATCATGGCGAACAACATTTTTAAACTAAGCCATTATTACGGAAATTCCGAATATAAAGTCATTGCAGAAAAAATGTTGAACAATGTGTTGCCTCAGATTGAAGAATCTCCAAGTGCGTATGGCAATTGGCTGAGTCTATTGGCAGATTTTGTTGGACCATATTATGAAGTGGCGATTTCTGGCCCAAATGGTGTTGAAAAGACCAAGGAAATAACCTCACATTATCTTCCAAATGTTTTATTTGCAACCGCGAATAAAGAATCAACCGTTCCATTGATGGAAAATCGATTTAATGATGATGATACTTATATTTTTATCTGTGTCGATGGGACATGTCAGCTACCTGTAACGGAAACTTCTAAAGCTCTTGGAATGATAAAACGGAATTTTGAATCTAATACTAAATAGAATTTTAAAATTGGAAACTCTTATTAAACAAAGCTATTTAAATTTTTCATTAGAGAGAAAAGGTTAAACCTAAAAAGGATATCCGATTGCAAAATTCAGCACCGGACTCGCCACATCAAAATTGAATCGTTCACCTTTCGGTTGGGTTGGGTCATGAAACGGTGCAGCCAAATCTAAACGTATCACAAAGCCTTGCAAATCGAAGCGAATACCAAAGCCAGCGCCCATACCTAGTTCACTAATAAAATCGCTCGAAAATTCATCCTTACCTTCAAAGTATGGATTCCCTTTAGAGTTCCAAATATTACCAGCGTCGGCAAAGAAGGCTCCTTTTAAGTAGCCAAATAGAGGAAAACGGTATTCTACGTTTGCTTCTAACCTAATATTTCCGGTTTGGTCAAAAAAGCCAATATTCACTCGTTCGCCATTTTCATCTAAAATATCCTCACCTGAATAAGTTCCGGGCCCCAAAGACCTTATCCTAAAAGCACGTACACTATAAGGGCCACCAGAAAAATATTGTTTTATATAAGGCATGACCTCGGAATTTCCATATGGTAATCCGTAACCAGCAAATAACCTTGTTGCTATTGTTTGTTTTTCGTCGATACGATAGTGGTATCTTAAATCGATATCGGCTTTTGCAAACTGCGCATATTGCTGATTAAATACTGATTTCGGTTCGCCCGGAACATCTTCTTTTCCAAAAAGACCAATAAGATTGCCGGCAACATCTAAAGTGGTATTTAAAAAAATATTATGGGTGTCCTCCGTATCAACCAATCCATTATAAATAAAGGAGTAAGTCATCCCAGAAATAAATTGTTGCTCAAAACTAAGAGCTAAGAACGGATTCTCTCTAAGGACCTTCTCAAAAACCTCTGTTGTATTAGAAAGTTTAGTGTAAATAACTGAGATAGGATTATATTGATGGGTAATATACCTATTCGCATTCCACACATATCCAAACTTTGCATTTCCAGATAAGAGTTGATAAAGGTCCGTCCTGTTCAGGTAATCAACTCCAAAACCGGTAACTGTTCTAGGAATGGAATAATCAAAAAAATCACCTTTTATCTTTACCGGAAAAATCATTCTCGGCAGAACAAGTTCAGTAGAAAAGCCTAGTTCTAAGCTACTTTTTCCTAATTGATTTTTTCCTCCCCCAACTTGTTTTTCGTAACCAACTTTAGTTGAAAAACTTAAATTTTCACCTCCTTGAAAGGTATTCCGATTGGTATAGGTCAATGCTATCGCAGGACCTGCAAAATTGTTGGATTTTGTCACCGCTTGCAGCTCCGCTCTGAATGCACGCTTATTTAACGGAGACAAATAAATATTTGCGTGAAGAATCCCCAAACTGTCGTTAACCAAAGAATCTAGCTCTTTATACTGAATATTTACATATTTATAGATTCCTAAAGTAGACAAACGCCTCGCTGTATTCTTAGAGACCAATGGATCATAATATTGACCTTCCTCAATGGTAATAAAAGGGTCTAAATGTTTTGGCTTAAAGTAAATCGGCTCGATATCTTGTATATAGGTCTTTCCATTAAGTTCTACTCCCGCAATCTTGGTTGAATCCATATTAATATCGTAGTCTGGATAAACATTGATTTGGGTAATTTGGTAAGGTCTTAAGGATTTTTTTGGAACATCCTTTTTCAACTTTAAATAAAGATCATAACGCTTATCATCATATTGATTAGTGTCACTTTCAAAAATCAAAAAACTTGAGTTGAAATTGTAGTAGCCGATTTTCTTTAGCTCAAAATCCATCCGTTCTCTTTCAATCTTAAAATTATTTAAATCGAATCTCATCCCTTTAAAGAATTGGCTATTGGCCATTAGCTTCTGCATTTCCTGATAGATAGGAGGGGAGAGCGTGTCTAATTGATAGGTTGCCAAAGTATACGGATCAGGAACATCGACCGTATATTTTACCGATGCGGTTTTCTTCTCGTCATTTTCGGTAAATTTGGAGGAAGCGATGCTATAGAAAAAGCCTCGGTTCTCTAATCTATTCAATAACAGTTCTTCAACTTGGTAAGGCTCAACATCCGACTGATAAACCGGTTCTTCACCTAACTGTTTATAAAGCCAACGATTGATGAAACCTGGTTTTACTTTTTGATTTTTATAATAATAATATAGACCGGGCTGCATTCCTAAAAAGGAAGTGTTAGGTTCAGGTCTAAGCGTGGTTTCTAAAACACTTTTTAACCGATCCTTATCTTCGACGACTGTATCAGAAACAATTTCTATTTCTGCACCGGTATAAAGTCTTTCACCTTCTGGAATATATTTGGTTATACTGCAAGAAAAGAGTATGAGCCCAAGAACAAAAAACAATAAACATTTGTAAAAACTTTTAGGCATTCTTATAGTTGTTAATTACCATCTGCAGGATTATCATTATTCTCGGCTTTTTGCGCTTGGTCTTTTTCATTGAGCTTTTGTTCTGCCTCTTTTACTTCTTCCGCAATTTTCTTTTCTTCTTCGGTCTTCGATTTTACCAAGGCGTCCCAAAGCTCATTAAATTGATTGAATTCTTGGGTGAATATTAAAGCAATTCCGCTTACAATGGTCTGCCCATCGATAACGTTTTCAAATTCATTTCTTCTAAAACCTTTAACTCTATATCGGCCATCGTTAGTTAAGATATATTCCACACTTACATTTCCTATTAACGGCGTAGATTCGCCAGTAGGGCTGGTGCCTTGAACATCGACTTCACTACCAACCCGCACAATGACTTTATCATCGAAAAGTTTTTTCTGGGCTGCAATATCTAATTGGGTTCTTTCCTGTGGCGATTCTCCTTGGTAGTCGGTGAAGGTATCTAAGTTGAAATCTAATTCTATTCCGCTTTCACCTAGTAATTTATCTGAAAATACATTTAATTGATCAGAGAGGGCATCATTTAAGTTGTCTCTGGCAATAGAAGCAAAACCGCCTCGGCTACCGTCACTTCCAGATTCTGGATAGAATTTATTTAACACTAATAAAGAAAATACTTGACGGTTTAATTCACCCTCTTGTGAATTAATCTCTTGTACTCGCCCAAATACCTGTCCGCCTATTGCACCTTGCTCATCTTCTGGCATATCTAAAGCAAAGGAAATTTTTGGTGCAGTTAATTCTCCATCAACGTTAAGATAAACATAGAATGGAAGAACTTGCTTAAATCTATTTCTGTTTTCTGGTGCAAGAGATGAGGTTCCTGCAGCCATTAGACCGGAAGCAGAGGTTTCAATTTTGTATATGGCAGTAATATCCAAATCAGCATCAAAAGGATCTCCAGACCAACGGATTTTGCTACCATCTGCTAATTCAAATGTTCTGTTTACCAGATTGTACAAATGCATTTCATAATGTCCACCGGTAATATTATAGGTTCCGGCCAAGGTCATGGTACCATTTGGAAACATGTTAAAATTGAATTCGCCTTCGCCTTCAACTTTAAAATTATCTCCAGTTTCTTTATCCAATACAATCGTTATCGCCGCGCCTTGCTCAACCGTAAAATAAGTTGAAAGGTCAAAACCTTTTATAGTGCCAACTTGTTCTTCTGAGCGAGTAAGAATTGCATCAGGATTTTCTTTATTTACAAAAATCACGATACCATCGCGTTGCTCTAAATTTACGGTGGCAGCGGGCATCACATAAGTTACGTCAGTATCTTTTAAGACTTTTGCGCTACCTTGGATAATCGGAATCTGTAAATCGCCGGTAATCTTAAAGTCAGCATCGAAAGTGGCAAGTCCGTAAAAAAGGTCGTTATCTTCTTCGGTCGCGTTAAGGGCTTCAAAATGGTCTGCAGATAAGCTTAAGTCGAAAGTTGGATTGATAAAAGATTCAGTACCAATCTTACCTGAGGCTACCAATTCATTTTCGTTAGAATCTTTAAAGGTGAAATTGTTCATGCTAATTCCACTGTTATCAACTTCAATTTTTTCATTTGGAAGGGTGAAAGGTGCATTTAACATTGCAACGGTAAAATCTGCATCCTTAAAGATTAGAGAACCATTGTAATCTGGCTCTAATAAAGTCCCGTTTAATTTGAAGCCTCCACTAAAACTACCATCCCCATCTTTAATCTGTCCTTGCGAAAATCCTTCTAGGGCAGCCATTTTAACTTCATTGATCCTTAAGTCTAAATCGATCTTTGCTTCATTGCCATCGGCTATATAATCTCCGACAAGATCCAAATCCACTGCACCACCTGCGATATCCAGATTAAATGCATAGTTGTTATTTCCTAATTCGTTTCCGTTCATTTGGAGGGTGCCCATATCCACGTCCAGAAAACTCAACTCCTTAATCACCAAATCTGCCAGGATTCCGGTATCGGTAAAAGGTTTTTCAAAAACAATATCCCCGTTGAGGTTTCCGGTTGCAAGAACCTCGTTAGGATTTAGGTAA
Encoded here:
- a CDS encoding Outer membrane protein assembly factor BamA → MPKSFYKCLLFFVLGLILFSCSITKYIPEGERLYTGAEIEIVSDTVVEDKDRLKSVLETTLRPEPNTSFLGMQPGLYYYYKNQKVKPGFINRWLYKQLGEEPVYQSDVEPYQVEELLLNRLENRGFFYSIASSKFTENDEKKTASVKYTVDVPDPYTLATYQLDTLSPPIYQEMQKLMANSQFFKGMRFDLNNFKIERERMDFELKKIGYYNFNSSFLIFESDTNQYDDKRYDLYLKLKKDVPKKSLRPYQITQINVYPDYDINMDSTKIAGVELNGKTYIQDIEPIYFKPKHLDPFITIEEGQYYDPLVSKNTARRLSTLGIYKYVNIQYKELDSLVNDSLGILHANIYLSPLNKRAFRAELQAVTKSNNFAGPAIALTYTNRNTFQGGENLSFSTKVGYEKQVGGGKNQLGKSSLELGFSTELVLPRMIFPVKIKGDFFDYSIPRTVTGFGVDYLNRTDLYQLLSGNAKFGYVWNANRYITHQYNPISVIYTKLSNTTEVFEKVLRENPFLALSFEQQFISGMTYSFIYNGLVDTEDTHNIFLNTTLDVAGNLIGLFGKEDVPGEPKSVFNQQYAQFAKADIDLRYHYRIDEKQTIATRLFAGYGLPYGNSEVMPYIKQYFSGGPYSVRAFRIRSLGPGTYSGEDILDENGERVNIGFFDQTGNIRLEANVEYRFPLFGYLKGAFFADAGNIWNSKGNPYFEGKDEFSSDFISELGMGAGFGIRFDLQGFVIRLDLAAPFHDPTQPKGERFNFDVASPVLNFAIGYPF